From the genome of Drosophila melanogaster chromosome 2L, one region includes:
- the CG2528 gene encoding uncharacterized protein, isoform G: protein MSRSDALVQSPTDLSRSVEEASLRIVYPEARKDGRFEEMIHGYKIKDVYRWLEDPDSVDTQQFVNAQNNISQSFLERSAERENINSKLTKLWNFPKYGCPMRHGNYYYFFKNTGLQNQSVLMQQKTLESPESIFLDTNSISSDGTTAISHIKFSEDGAFMAYGLSESGSDWNKIRIRNTKEGIDLPEILEKVKFSNVSWTKDSKGFFYGRYTDQDGIFDGSETKLAENQKLYYHLLGESPHQDILIAEFPEHPSWRFKTDISDCGKYLILSISHTVRDNMLYYAELGSEEKNAFQLELKPIVDKFEADFDYITNEGSNLYFHTNKDAPNYRVIVIDVNNPAEEHWTTPIPEHKKDVLEWAKCVDGNKLVVCYNCDVKHILQARDLSTGKLIRQFGLDIGSINGISGKKSNSEIFYGFSSFLSPGIIFYYDFAKPSEKPTVLREISLNLEGFSRDNYSVEQVFYKSTDDTDIPMFIVQRKRDIAEPRPCLLYGYGGFNYSLMPSFGILSLMFMDTFDGVLAFPNLRGGGEYGMEWHNGGRMLSKQNVFNDFQAAAEFLTKNNYTTKDRLAIQGASNGGLLVGACINQRPDLFGAAVAQVGVMDMLRFHKFTIGHAWCSDYGNPDEKVHFANLIKFSPLHNVHIPLNPNQEYPSTLILTADHDDRIRPENSFINEDKCIEPKLKIRGKELGDLAFGFRTSRTLLSRWQKRSETRLLYRYTALGPANLWP from the exons ATGTCTCGCTCGGACGCTTTGGTCCAGAGTCCAACGGACTTAAGTCGGTCAGTCGAGGAAGCAAGTCTTAGAATTGTGTATCCAGAGGCACGAAAGGATGGAAGATTCGAAGAAATGATACACgggtataaaataaaagacgTTTATCGGTGGCTTGAAGATCCAGACTCTGTAGACACTCAACAATTTGTGAATGCGCAGAACAACATTAGCCAATCCTTCCTTGAAAGAAGTGCGGAACGGGAGAATATCAATTCCAAACTGACAAAGCTGTGGAATTTCCCGAAGTATGGGTGTCCCATGCGTCACGGTAActactattatttttttaagaataCTGGCCTGCAAAATCAGAGTGTTTTGATGCAGCAAAAGACTTTAGAGAGCCCAGAGTCTATTTTCCTTGACACCAATAGCATATCTTCCGATGGAACCACTGCAATTAGCCATATCAAGTTCTCGGAAGATGGGGCGTTCATGGCCTATGGACTGAGCGAAAGTGGTTCCGATTGGAATAAAATCCGAATACGAAATACCAAGGAAGGTATCGACTTACCTGAAATTCTGGAAAAAGTGAAGTTCTCTAATGTCTCCTGGACGAAAGACAGCAAGGGATTCTTCTATGGTCGATATACCGATCAAGACGGGATATTTGACGGATCAGAAACAAAGCTGGCTGAGAATCAGAAACTGTATTACCATCTACTAGGAGAGAGCCCCCATCAAGATATATTGATCGCAGAGTTCCCCGAACACCCGTCTTGGCGATTCAAAACCGATATTTCCGACTGCGGAAAATACCTTATCTTATCGATAAGTCACACGGTTCGTGACAATATGCTGTACTATGCTGAATTAGGATCGGAAGAGAAAAACGCATTCCAACTGGAACTTAAGCCAATTGTAGATAAATTTGAGGCTGACTTCGATTACATTACCAACGAGGGGTCTAATTTGTACTTCCACACAAACAAGGATGCCCCTAATTACCGGGTGATTGTGATTGATGTTAATAATCCAGCAGAGGAACACTGGACCACCCCAATACCCGAGCATAAGAAAGATGTTTTGGAGTGGGCCAAGTGCGTTGATGGGAATAAATTAGTCGTTTGCTATAACTGTGATGTAAAGCATATTCTTCAAGCCCGCGATCTTAGCACAGGAAAGCTCATCCGTCAATTTGGCCTGGATATTGGCTCAATAAATGGGATTTCAGGAAAGAAGAGTAATTCGGAAATATTTTATGGTTTCTCATCGTTCTTATCACCAGGTATAATATTTTACTATGACTTTGCCAAACCATCCGAAAAGCCGACAGTTCTGCGCGAAATTAGTCTAAATTTGGAGGGCTTTAGCCGGGATAACTACAGCGTGGAACAAGTGTTTTATAAAAGCACTGATGACACCGATATACCTATGTTTATTGTACAACGAAAGAGAGATATTGCGGAACCCCGCCCTTGTTTACTATACGGATATGGTGGATTTAACTACAGCCTAATGCCATCCTTCGGCATACTGAGTCTGATGTTCATGGATACGTTTGATGGAGTTTTGGCTTTTCCAAATTTGAGAGGAGGCGGAGAATATGGCATGGAATGGCACAATGGGGGTAGAATGTTGAGCAAACAAAACGTTTTTAATGATTTTCAAGCCGCCGctgagtttttgaccaagaaTAACTATACAACCAAGGATCGATTGGCTATACAGGGCGCCTCGAATGGTGGACTTTTGGTGGGTGCTTGCATCAATCAGCGTCCTGATCTTTTCGGAGCGGCCGTGGCCCAAGTTGGTGTAATGGATATGTTGCGATTCCACAAGTTTACTATCGGTCATGCCTGGTGTTCCGATTATGGCAATCCCGATGAAAAGGTACACTTCGCGAATCTTATTAAATTCTCGCCTCTTCACAACGTTCATATTCCTCTGAATCCAAATCAGGAGTACCCATCGACATTAATTCTGACAGCCGATCACGACGACCGT aTTCGTCCCGAAAACAGTTTTATAAATGAAGATAAGTGCATAGAACCCAAACTCAAAATAAGGGGAAAGGAACTTGGCGACTTAGCTTTTGGGTTTCGAACTTCACGTACTCTTCTGTCAAGATGGCAAAAACGATCCGAGACAAGGCTTTTGTATCGATACACTGCACTTGGCCCGGCTAATTTATGGCCCTAG
- the CG2528 gene encoding uncharacterized protein, isoform E (unusual splice), whose product MSRSDALVQSPTDLSRSVEEASLRIVYPEARKDGRFEEMIHGYKIKDVYRWLEDPDSVDTQQFVNAQNNISQSFLERSAERENINSKLTKLWNFPKYGCPMRHGNYYYFFKNTGLQNQSVLMQQKTLESPESIFLDTNSISSDGTTAISHIKFSEDGAFMAYGLSESGSDWNKIRIRNTKEGIDLPEILEKVKFSNVSWTKDSKGFFYGRYTDQDGIFDGSETKLAENQKLYYHLLGESPHQDILIAEFPEHPSWRFKTDISDCGKYLILSISHTVRDNMLYYAELGSEEKNAFQLELKPIVDKFEADFDYITNEGSNLYFHTNKDAPNYRVIVIDVNNPAEEHWTTPIPEHKKDVLEWAKCVDGNKLVVCYNCDVKHILQARDLSTGKLIRQFGLDIGSINGISGKKSNSEIFYGFSSFLSPGIIFYYDFAKPSEKPTVLREISLNLEGFSRDNYSVEQVFYKSTDDTDIPMFIVQRKRDIAEPRPCLLYGYGGFNYSLMPSFGILSLMFMDTFDGVLAFPNLRGGGEYGMEWHNGGRMLSKQNVFNDFQAAAEFLTKNNYTTKDRLAIQGASNGGLLVGACINQRPDLFGAAVAQVGVMDMLRFHKFTIGHAWCSDYGNPDEKVHFANLIKFSPLHNVHIPLNPNQEYPSTLILTADHDDRVSPLHSYKFVAALQEAVRYSEYQLNPILLRVYTKAGHGAGKPTKMRISEATDIITFFKKTLNVDCINL is encoded by the exons ATGTCTCGCTCGGACGCTTTGGTCCAGAGTCCAACGGACTTAAGTCGGTCAGTCGAGGAAGCAAGTCTTAGAATTGTGTATCCAGAGGCACGAAAGGATGGAAGATTCGAAGAAATGATACACgggtataaaataaaagacgTTTATCGGTGGCTTGAAGATCCAGACTCTGTAGACACTCAACAATTTGTGAATGCGCAGAACAACATTAGCCAATCCTTCCTTGAAAGAAGTGCGGAACGGGAGAATATCAATTCCAAACTGACAAAGCTGTGGAATTTCCCGAAGTATGGGTGTCCCATGCGTCACGGTAActactattatttttttaagaataCTGGCCTGCAAAATCAGAGTGTTTTGATGCAGCAAAAGACTTTAGAGAGCCCAGAGTCTATTTTCCTTGACACCAATAGCATATCTTCCGATGGAACCACTGCAATTAGCCATATCAAGTTCTCGGAAGATGGGGCGTTCATGGCCTATGGACTGAGCGAAAGTGGTTCCGATTGGAATAAAATCCGAATACGAAATACCAAGGAAGGTATCGACTTACCTGAAATTCTGGAAAAAGTGAAGTTCTCTAATGTCTCCTGGACGAAAGACAGCAAGGGATTCTTCTATGGTCGATATACCGATCAAGACGGGATATTTGACGGATCAGAAACAAAGCTGGCTGAGAATCAGAAACTGTATTACCATCTACTAGGAGAGAGCCCCCATCAAGATATATTGATCGCAGAGTTCCCCGAACACCCGTCTTGGCGATTCAAAACCGATATTTCCGACTGCGGAAAATACCTTATCTTATCGATAAGTCACACGGTTCGTGACAATATGCTGTACTATGCTGAATTAGGATCGGAAGAGAAAAACGCATTCCAACTGGAACTTAAGCCAATTGTAGATAAATTTGAGGCTGACTTCGATTACATTACCAACGAGGGGTCTAATTTGTACTTCCACACAAACAAGGATGCCCCTAATTACCGGGTGATTGTGATTGATGTTAATAATCCAGCAGAGGAACACTGGACCACCCCAATACCCGAGCATAAGAAAGATGTTTTGGAGTGGGCCAAGTGCGTTGATGGGAATAAATTAGTCGTTTGCTATAACTGTGATGTAAAGCATATTCTTCAAGCCCGCGATCTTAGCACAGGAAAGCTCATCCGTCAATTTGGCCTGGATATTGGCTCAATAAATGGGATTTCAGGAAAGAAGAGTAATTCGGAAATATTTTATGGTTTCTCATCGTTCTTATCACCAGGTATAATATTTTACTATGACTTTGCCAAACCATCCGAAAAGCCGACAGTTCTGCGCGAAATTAGTCTAAATTTGGAGGGCTTTAGCCGGGATAACTACAGCGTGGAACAAGTGTTTTATAAAAGCACTGATGACACCGATATACCTATGTTTATTGTACAACGAAAGAGAGATATTGCGGAACCCCGCCCTTGTTTACTATACGGATATGGTGGATTTAACTACAGCCTAATGCCATCCTTCGGCATACTGAGTCTGATGTTCATGGATACGTTTGATGGAGTTTTGGCTTTTCCAAATTTGAGAGGAGGCGGAGAATATGGCATGGAATGGCACAATGGGGGTAGAATGTTGAGCAAACAAAACGTTTTTAATGATTTTCAAGCCGCCGctgagtttttgaccaagaaTAACTATACAACCAAGGATCGATTGGCTATACAGGGCGCCTCGAATGGTGGACTTTTGGTGGGTGCTTGCATCAATCAGCGTCCTGATCTTTTCGGAGCGGCCGTGGCCCAAGTTGGTGTAATGGATATGTTGCGATTCCACAAGTTTACTATCGGTCATGCCTGGTGTTCCGATTATGGCAATCCCGATGAAAAGGTACACTTCGCGAATCTTATTAAATTCTCGCCTCTTCACAACGTTCATATTCCTCTGAATCCAAATCAGGAGTACCCATCGACATTAATTCTGACAGCCGATCACGACGACCGTGTAAGTCCTTTGCACTCCTATAAATTTGTTGCTGCCCTTCAG gAAGCAGTGCGCTACTCGGAATATCAACTGAATCCAATATTATTAAGGGTTTATACGAAGGCAGGTCATGGAGCTGGAAAGCCAACAAAAATGCGCATTAGTGAGGCCACAGACATTATAACGTTTTTCAAAAAGACACTCAATGTCGATTGTATTAATCTATGA